Proteins from one Streptococcus mitis B6 genomic window:
- a CDS encoding response regulator transcription factor, which translates to MGKRILLLEKERNLAHFLSLELQKEQYRVDQVEEGQKALSMALQTDYDLILLNARLGDMTAQDFADKLSRTKPASVIMVLDHREELQGQIETIQRFAVSYIYKPVIIENLVARISAIFRGRDFIDQHCSQMKVPTSYRNLRMDVEHHTVYRGEEMIALTRREYDLLATLMGSKKVLTREQLLESVWKYESATETNIVDVYIRYLRSKLDVKGQKSYIKTVRGVGYTMQE; encoded by the coding sequence ATGGGGAAACGGATTTTATTACTTGAGAAAGAACGAAATCTAGCTCACTTTTTAAGTTTGGAACTCCAAAAAGAGCAATACCGAGTTGATCAGGTTGAGGAGGGGCAAAAAGCCCTCTCCATGGCTCTTCAGACAGACTATGACTTGATTTTATTGAATGCTCGTCTGGGGGATATGACAGCCCAGGATTTTGCAGACAAGCTGAGTCGGACTAAGCCAGCCTCAGTCATCATGGTTTTGGACCATCGTGAAGAATTGCAAGGTCAGATTGAGACAATCCAACGCTTTGCCGTTTCTTACATCTATAAGCCGGTTATTATTGAGAATCTGGTAGCTCGTATTTCAGCGATTTTCCGAGGTCGGGACTTTATCGACCAACACTGTAGTCAGATGAAGGTTCCAACGTCTTACCGCAATCTGCGTATGGATGTAGAACATCATACCGTTTATCGTGGCGAGGAGATGATTGCTCTGACGCGTCGTGAGTATGACCTTTTGGCCACTCTTATGGGAAGCAAGAAAGTTCTGACTCGTGAGCAGTTGTTGGAAAGTGTCTGGAAGTATGAAAGTGCGACCGAAACAAATATCGTGGATGTCTATATCCGTTATCTACGTAGCAAGCTTGATGTAAAAGGTCAAAAAAGCTACATTAAAACCGTGCGTGGTGTTGGTTACACCATGCAAGAATAG
- the gndA gene encoding NADP-dependent phosphogluconate dehydrogenase: protein MTKANFGVVGMAVMGRNLALNIESRGYTVAIYNRSKEKTEDVIACHPEKNFVPSYDVESFVNSIEKPRRIMLMVQAGPGTDATIQALLPHLDKGDILIDGGNTFYKDTIRRNEELANSGINFIGTGVSGGEKGALEGPSIMPGGQKEAYELVADVLEEISAKAPEDGKPCVTYIGPDGAGHYVKMVHNGIEYGDMQLIAESYDLMQHLLGLSAEDMAEIFTEWNKGELDSYLIEITADILSRKDDEGQDGPIVDYILDAAGNKGTGKWTSQSSLDLGVPLSLITESVFARYISTYKEERVHASKVLPKPAAFKFEGDKAELIEKIRQALYFSKIISYAQGFAQLRVASKENNWNLPFADIASIWRDGCIIRSRFLQKITDAYNRDADLANLLLDEYFLDVTAKYQQAVRDIVALAVQAGVPVPTFSAAITYFDSYRSADLPANLIQAQRDYFGAHTYQRKDKEGTFHYSWYDEK, encoded by the coding sequence ATGACAAAAGCTAACTTTGGTGTCGTAGGTATGGCCGTAATGGGTCGTAACCTTGCCCTTAATATTGAATCTCGTGGTTACACAGTTGCTATTTACAACCGTAGTAAAGAAAAAACGGAAGATGTAATTGCTTGCCATCCTGAAAAGAACTTTGTACCAAGCTATGACGTTGAAAGTTTTGTAAACTCAATCGAAAAACCACGTCGTATCATGCTTATGGTTCAAGCTGGACCTGGTACAGATGCTACTATCCAAGCCCTTCTTCCACACCTTGACAAGGGTGATATCTTGATTGACGGAGGAAACACTTTCTACAAAGATACCATCCGTCGTAATGAAGAATTGGCAAACTCAGGTATCAACTTTATCGGTACTGGGGTTTCTGGTGGTGAAAAAGGTGCCCTTGAAGGTCCTTCTATCATGCCTGGTGGACAAAAAGAAGCTTATGAATTGGTTGCGGATGTTCTTGAAGAAATCTCAGCTAAAGCACCAGAAGATGGCAAACCATGTGTGACTTACATCGGTCCTGATGGAGCTGGTCACTATGTGAAAATGGTTCACAACGGTATTGAGTATGGTGATATGCAATTGATTGCAGAAAGCTATGACTTGATGCAACACTTGCTAGGCCTTTCTGCAGAAGATATGGCTGAAATCTTTACTGAGTGGAACAAGGGTGAATTGGACAGCTACTTGATTGAAATCACAGCTGATATCTTGAGCCGTAAAGACGATGAAGGTCAAGATGGACCAATCGTAGACTACATCCTTGATGCCGCAGGTAACAAGGGAACTGGTAAATGGACTAGTCAATCATCACTTGACCTTGGTGTGCCATTGTCACTCATCACTGAGTCAGTATTTGCACGTTACATCTCTACTTACAAAGAAGAACGCGTGCATGCTAGCAAGGTTCTTCCAAAACCAGCTGCCTTCAAATTTGAAGGAGACAAGGCTGAATTGATTGAAAAAATCCGTCAAGCCCTTTACTTCTCAAAAATCATTTCATATGCACAAGGTTTTGCTCAATTGCGTGTAGCTTCTAAAGAAAACAACTGGAACTTGCCATTTGCGGACATCGCATCTATCTGGCGTGATGGCTGTATCATCCGTTCTCGTTTCTTGCAAAAGATTACAGATGCTTACAACCGTGATGCAGACCTTGCTAACCTTCTTTTGGATGAATACTTCTTGGATGTTACTGCTAAGTACCAACAAGCAGTGCGTGATATCGTAGCTCTTGCTGTTCAAGCTGGTGTGCCGGTGCCAACTTTCTCAGCAGCTATTACTTACTTTGATAGCTACCGCTCAGCTGACCTTCCAGCTAACTTGATTCAAGCGCAACGTGACTACTTTGGTGCCCACACTTACCAACGTAAAGACAAAGAAGGAACCTTCCACTACTCTTGGTATGACGAAAAATAA
- a CDS encoding N-acetylmuramoyl-L-alanine amidase family protein, producing the protein MKIIKKLMQIALAVFFFGLLATSAVLADDADSEGWQFVQENGRTYYKKGDIKEKAWRVIDGKTYYFDHVSGEMVVGWQYIPFPSKGSTIGPYPNGLRLESMPMPQWYYFNQDGVLQEFVGKQVLEAKTATNTNKHHGEQYDSPAEKRVYYFEDQRSYHTLKTGWISDEGHWYYLQKSGGFDARIDSLTVGEPVRGWNNDNSTWYYLDPETGIMQTGWKQIGNKWYYLRSSGAMTTGWYQEGSTWYYLDAENGDMKTGWQYLGNKWYYLRSSGAMVTGWFQVGSKWYYAYSSGALAVNTTVDGYYVNYNGEWVQ; encoded by the coding sequence ATGAAAATAATAAAAAAATTGATGCAAATTGCATTAGCAGTCTTTTTCTTTGGTTTGCTAGCAACAAGTGCAGTATTGGCGGATGATGCTGATTCAGAAGGCTGGCAATTTGTACAAGAAAATGGTAGAACCTACTACAAGAAGGGTGACATCAAAGAAAAGGCCTGGCGAGTGATTGATGGCAAGACCTATTATTTTGATCATGTATCAGGAGAAATGGTTGTCGGCTGGCAATATATCCCGTTTCCATCTAAAGGTAGTACAATTGGTCCTTACCCAAATGGTTTAAGATTAGAATCTATGCCAATGCCACAATGGTATTACTTTAATCAAGATGGTGTCCTACAAGAATTTGTTGGTAAGCAAGTTTTAGAGGCAAAAACTGCTACAAATACCAACAAACATCATGGGGAACAATATGATAGTCCAGCAGAGAAACGAGTCTATTATTTTGAAGATCAGCGTAGCTATCATACTTTAAAAACGGGTTGGATTTCTGATGAGGGACACTGGTATTATTTACAAAAGAGTGGTGGCTTCGATGCTCGTATCGACAGTTTAACGGTTGGGGAGCCAGTGCGTGGCTGGAACAATGATAACTCAACTTGGTACTATCTAGATCCAGAAACTGGTATCATGCAAACTGGTTGGAAGCAAATTGGCAATAAGTGGTACTACCTCCGTTCATCAGGAGCTATGACAACTGGCTGGTATCAGGAAGGCTCAACTTGGTACTATTTAGATGCTGAAAATGGCGATATGAAAACAGGCTGGCAATATCTCGGTAACAAGTGGTACTATCTCCGTTCATCAGGAGCGATGGTCACTGGTTGGTTCCAGGTCGGCAGTAAATGGTACTACGCCTATAGCTCAGGTGCTTTAGCAGTGAATACCACTGTAGATGGCTACTACGTCAATTATAATGGCGAATGGGTTCAATAA